The Flavobacterium jumunjinense genome includes a region encoding these proteins:
- a CDS encoding winged helix-turn-helix transcriptional regulator produces the protein MEIDTKIIEEKYIIAEECPITIFMEQIGGKWKPVIVWLLLDREVMRFNELDKTIKGISQKMLSQQLKDLEQLGAITRKSYPVIPPKVEYSLTEKGKSLAPLLKSMKAWTYEHIIEKK, from the coding sequence ATGGAAATAGATACAAAAATAATTGAAGAAAAATACATCATTGCTGAAGAATGCCCAATTACTATTTTTATGGAGCAAATTGGTGGCAAATGGAAGCCTGTAATTGTTTGGCTATTATTAGATCGTGAAGTGATGCGTTTTAACGAATTAGACAAAACAATAAAAGGAATTAGCCAGAAAATGTTATCGCAACAATTGAAAGATTTGGAACAATTAGGCGCTATTACTAGAAAGTCTTATCCTGTAATTCCGCCCAAAGTTGAATATAGCTTAACTGAAAAAGGAAAATCTTTAGCACCACTTCTAAAATCAATGAAAGCGTGGACGTATGAGCATATTATTGAAAAAAAATGA
- a CDS encoding carboxypeptidase-like regulatory domain-containing protein has product MLVKGKITDYEGFPIFDATVVIKGSDPIIGATANFDGNYAINVNRGDILKFSHVGTNQIIERNVTASMTTLDIAMPNELQLPETVVIGKKRTNWFWLPLVIVGGAIAVNQSRKEKATPKKIKI; this is encoded by the coding sequence ATGTTAGTAAAAGGAAAAATAACAGATTATGAAGGTTTCCCCATTTTTGATGCAACGGTAGTTATAAAAGGAAGCGATCCTATAATTGGAGCAACAGCCAATTTTGATGGGAATTACGCCATTAATGTAAATAGAGGTGATATACTGAAATTCTCTCATGTGGGTACAAACCAAATCATTGAAAGAAATGTAACCGCTTCAATGACAACATTAGATATTGCCATGCCTAACGAATTACAATTGCCTGAAACGGTTGTAATAGGAAAGAAACGCACCAATTGGTTTTGGTTGCCTCTTGTTATTGTTGGTGGTGCTATTGCAGTGAATCAGTCTAGAAAAGAGAAAGCAACACCCAAAAAAATCAAAATCTAA
- a CDS encoding coiled-coil domain-containing protein has protein sequence MGLFDNNNKELDSKIKNLDKFQQKLSSSLSQVNSTISQLKKDLEDSTKRSPDYEKEARQASKKTSEFRNRANETLEKVEIILDNCNTFQKDINIVKSEIDSVYIKVKTSLENFNTENDEIEKLSSSIKSRIDGVQKNIDLFEETIQNHPDLENEIIDLETSISLIKENESKSTQLVKSITNRKIELETLYNEILGYEEKDDETDDIIQIVGIKYELEHSLDGLEKKTSSFKKSFDILEKETIENVNNLLKINSEKVNSQIQDWEVKYKKLNTEIEELLPKALTAGLSHAFSEKKEVEDKSYDKHKRQFRIGIIGMIAVSLIPFIISLVTIFGHDTLDIIINRTPKLVIAILPLYIPVLWLSISSSKKMNLSKRLIEEYTHKEVLSKTYEGLSKQVQNIEEESISKELRIKLLQDFLQMYSENPGKLISDYNNSDHPIMELLENSNKLNRTISKLENIPGLNKVANLLEKKSDKKLEQATDAIEKGLDKAIGLNKSKETNE, from the coding sequence ATGGGATTATTTGATAATAATAATAAAGAACTAGATTCAAAAATTAAAAACTTAGATAAATTCCAGCAAAAATTATCAAGTTCTCTTTCACAAGTGAATTCTACAATATCTCAATTAAAAAAAGATTTAGAAGATTCAACTAAAAGAAGTCCTGATTATGAAAAAGAAGCTCGACAAGCATCTAAAAAAACTTCAGAATTTAGAAATCGTGCAAATGAAACTCTAGAAAAAGTTGAAATTATTTTAGATAACTGTAATACATTTCAAAAAGATATTAATATTGTAAAATCTGAAATTGATTCTGTTTATATTAAAGTAAAAACTTCTCTTGAAAATTTTAACACCGAGAATGACGAAATAGAAAAATTGTCATCATCTATAAAGTCTAGAATTGATGGTGTTCAAAAAAATATTGATTTATTTGAAGAAACAATTCAAAATCATCCTGATCTCGAAAATGAAATTATAGATCTAGAGACTTCAATCTCTTTAATAAAAGAAAACGAAAGCAAATCTACACAACTAGTTAAGTCAATTACTAATCGAAAAATCGAATTAGAAACTTTATATAATGAAATTTTAGGATACGAAGAAAAAGATGATGAAACTGACGATATCATTCAGATTGTTGGAATAAAATATGAATTAGAACATTCTTTAGATGGATTAGAAAAAAAAACATCATCATTCAAGAAAAGCTTCGATATACTTGAAAAAGAAACAATTGAGAATGTAAATAATTTATTAAAAATAAATAGTGAGAAGGTAAATTCACAAATACAAGATTGGGAGGTAAAGTATAAAAAACTAAATACCGAAATAGAAGAATTATTACCAAAAGCATTAACAGCAGGACTTTCACATGCGTTTTCAGAGAAAAAAGAAGTTGAAGATAAATCATATGATAAACATAAAAGACAATTTAGAATTGGGATAATTGGGATGATTGCTGTTTCATTAATTCCATTTATAATAAGTCTTGTAACTATTTTTGGGCACGATACATTAGATATTATAATTAATCGAACTCCTAAATTAGTAATCGCAATATTACCTTTATATATACCAGTTCTATGGTTATCTATTTCTTCAAGTAAAAAAATGAATCTATCAAAAAGACTAATTGAAGAATATACACATAAAGAAGTTTTAAGTAAGACATACGAAGGCTTATCTAAACAAGTTCAGAATATTGAAGAAGAAAGCATCTCAAAAGAACTAAGAATCAAACTTTTACAAGATTTCTTGCAAATGTATTCTGAAAACCCTGGGAAGTTGATATCTGATTACAATAATTCTGACCATCCAATAATGGAACTATTAGAAAACTCAAATAAATTAAATAGAACCATTTCAAAACTTGAAAATATACCTGGTTTAAATAAAGTTGCAAACTTACTTGAAAAAAAATCTGATAAAAAATTAGAACAAGCAACTGATGCTATAGAAAAAGGTCTAGACAAGGCAATCGGTTTAAACAAAAGCAAAGAAACCAATGAGTAA
- a CDS encoding primase-helicase family protein — MSDFPFDLELLWEATDNGLIFFQDEFSSFMSRKKGLKGFSLRDDDATGSCYVSKSKKTKLWLFTDFGANNITPDQKGINAIDYVMKRDNCDFSMACKTLFSQYGLAVSEFQKVEPKTEFSAKVTKEKDYWNVSYYPEIQSEKHLKSIFPFYTNALLRDYNFRQIKTYENVGVKKDGATLYQRKITATNDFPIYGYEEESFVKLYQPKAPKGDKYILKHSFVGEKPERYIFGWDRIFDKVDYNVIESLHKELKEEKDKKQREYLKEKLQELQLDCIVIATGGTDGINIASLGYDVIWFNSETEVIATEEYLKLSKIAKVIYYVADLDETGVKQAVKMGLEFITIKILWLPDWLLQDRKKDFKDWICKFRNEKIEKVTAIFKKMLSQALNFQFWDYPSVGRVSLNPKKLLHFLKHKNIRLYKMPYKTSDTGKEDEGYFIKLEKNLISKVYSSDIKRTCLEWLDDNYHSINIYNMVLKSPFFNQNSLKALPFFEYKRNNCGQDFQYYFFNNKAVKVTADEIATKDFSTRLPVTLWEDDRVDHYFEKRNPYFEITTDKLQRKRIKVLDKSSNYFKVLINTSRIFWQKDCDETGLDKNNFTINSKALTDDENYLQEVHLLNKMYCVGYLLHQYKMASKSWMVLGVDFASGTSVKGSYGGTGKSFLQKSLFRSLNSLSIGGKTLEKDNFPMDGVTPKTRFVLFDDLAAYQPMEFFYNLITDNFVANQKGGVKYNIPFDDSAKIGATTNFAPDMTPSTKRRLLVYYNSDYYHEATDDNGYPFSRKISDDFNGKDILTKEYSTEEWNSEFNFQLQCLQFYLSQTEKVEAPIDTLVSKSKMMKIGDSYIKFFNELFSEPTSLNDWVERTPVVAMAKEDLGNKFISAQRFTDNLKLYCEANKDNGWSLEMKKKKNTAGNSVIHFFVSTDGKKVEHTTEEENTNTEDTPKQENEKLEPETDLLF; from the coding sequence ATGAGTGATTTTCCTTTCGATTTAGAGTTGCTTTGGGAAGCTACAGACAATGGTTTAATCTTTTTTCAAGATGAATTTTCAAGCTTTATGTCTCGTAAAAAAGGACTAAAAGGCTTTTCGTTGCGAGACGATGACGCAACAGGCTCTTGTTATGTGAGTAAGTCTAAAAAAACAAAGCTTTGGTTGTTTACCGATTTTGGAGCGAACAACATAACACCCGACCAAAAAGGGATTAATGCAATTGATTATGTAATGAAACGTGACAATTGCGATTTTTCAATGGCTTGTAAAACACTTTTTTCTCAATATGGTTTAGCCGTTTCAGAATTTCAAAAAGTAGAGCCTAAAACTGAATTTAGCGCAAAAGTCACCAAAGAAAAAGACTATTGGAACGTGTCTTATTATCCCGAAATTCAGAGTGAAAAACACTTGAAATCTATTTTTCCTTTCTATACTAATGCATTGCTTCGAGATTATAATTTCAGGCAAATAAAAACCTATGAAAATGTAGGTGTTAAAAAAGATGGAGCAACTTTATACCAAAGAAAAATTACAGCTACAAACGACTTTCCTATTTATGGTTATGAAGAAGAATCTTTTGTTAAGTTATACCAACCCAAAGCACCGAAAGGCGATAAGTATATTTTAAAACACTCTTTCGTAGGCGAAAAACCCGAACGTTATATTTTTGGTTGGGATAGAATTTTTGATAAGGTAGATTATAATGTTATTGAAAGTCTGCATAAAGAATTAAAAGAGGAAAAAGACAAGAAGCAACGCGAGTATTTAAAGGAAAAATTGCAAGAATTGCAATTGGATTGCATTGTTATTGCAACAGGAGGAACAGACGGTATAAACATAGCTAGTTTAGGTTATGATGTGATTTGGTTCAATTCAGAAACCGAAGTCATTGCAACGGAAGAATATTTGAAATTATCTAAAATAGCAAAAGTGATTTACTATGTAGCCGATTTGGACGAAACAGGAGTAAAGCAAGCTGTTAAAATGGGTTTAGAGTTCATTACTATAAAAATATTATGGTTGCCTGATTGGTTGCTTCAAGACCGAAAAAAAGACTTTAAAGACTGGATTTGCAAATTTAGAAATGAGAAAATCGAAAAGGTTACTGCTATTTTTAAAAAGATGTTATCTCAAGCATTAAATTTTCAGTTTTGGGATTATCCTAGTGTGGGAAGAGTGTCGTTAAACCCTAAGAAATTGCTTCACTTTTTAAAACACAAAAACATACGCTTATACAAAATGCCCTATAAAACTTCCGATACTGGAAAAGAAGATGAAGGTTATTTTATAAAGCTGGAGAAAAATTTAATATCTAAAGTTTATTCGTCCGATATAAAACGAACGTGTTTGGAATGGTTAGATGATAATTACCATAGTATCAATATTTATAATATGGTTTTAAAATCGCCATTTTTCAATCAAAACTCATTGAAAGCATTGCCCTTTTTTGAGTACAAAAGAAACAACTGCGGACAAGATTTTCAATACTATTTTTTCAATAATAAAGCAGTTAAAGTGACAGCTGATGAAATTGCAACAAAAGATTTTTCAACTCGTTTGCCTGTAACACTTTGGGAAGATGATAGAGTGGATCATTATTTTGAAAAAAGAAACCCCTATTTTGAAATTACTACCGACAAATTGCAACGCAAAAGAATAAAGGTTTTAGACAAGTCGAGTAATTATTTCAAAGTACTAATTAATACGTCCAGAATCTTTTGGCAAAAAGACTGCGACGAAACAGGACTAGACAAAAATAACTTCACCATTAATAGCAAAGCGTTAACAGACGATGAAAACTATTTACAAGAAGTGCATTTGCTCAATAAAATGTATTGCGTTGGTTATTTGTTGCACCAATACAAAATGGCTTCAAAATCTTGGATGGTTCTTGGAGTCGATTTTGCAAGCGGAACATCGGTAAAAGGTTCTTATGGAGGAACAGGAAAATCATTCTTGCAAAAGTCATTATTTAGGTCGCTCAATTCTTTGAGTATTGGAGGAAAAACACTAGAAAAAGACAACTTTCCGATGGATGGAGTAACACCAAAAACACGTTTTGTTTTGTTTGATGATTTAGCAGCCTATCAACCAATGGAATTTTTCTACAACCTGATAACAGATAATTTTGTAGCCAATCAAAAAGGAGGTGTGAAATACAATATTCCTTTTGATGATTCGGCAAAAATTGGCGCTACAACCAACTTTGCACCCGATATGACACCAAGTACCAAAAGACGATTGTTAGTGTATTATAATTCCGATTATTATCACGAAGCAACCGACGATAATGGCTATCCTTTTTCTCGTAAAATTTCAGACGATTTTAACGGAAAAGATATTCTAACCAAAGAATATTCAACGGAAGAATGGAACTCAGAATTTAATTTTCAGTTGCAATGTTTGCAATTCTATTTGTCGCAAACTGAAAAAGTAGAAGCACCAATTGATACGCTTGTCAGTAAAAGTAAAATGATGAAAATAGGGGATTCGTATATCAAATTCTTTAATGAATTATTTAGCGAACCAACAAGCTTAAACGATTGGGTTGAAAGAACACCCGTTGTTGCAATGGCAAAAGAAGATTTAGGAAATAAATTCATATCGGCTCAACGTTTTACAGATAATTTAAAACTGTATTGCGAAGCCAATAAAGATAACGGTTGGTCTTTAGAAATGAAGAAAAAGAAAAACACAGCGGGCAATTCAGTAATACACTTTTTTGTTTCCACAGATGGGAAAAAAGTAGAACACACAACCGAAGAAGAAAACACAAACACAGAAGATACACCAAAACAAGAGAATGAAAAACTAGAACCTGAAACCGATTTATTATTTTAA
- a CDS encoding DUF2786 domain-containing protein, whose translation MDKIKAKIKALLSKTIENGATKQEMEASLKKANELMIQFFISEHDLKEIDVIEKCTMVEVPLIKSGYDMTIFYNSLSKLFDCEYFYNSKRIAFFGHKQDTQMCEYFYNLICRTCLKESEKYRNSIEYQEMKSFYHGRTLISSFIKGFLIEIALKIEAMYSERERNIPQSYGLMIVEKKSKVKKEFEKLDFKISINRSKEMAYEKVAFNSGREKGKAIEIAQGIDNSSKQNNPKLMK comes from the coding sequence ATGGATAAAATAAAAGCAAAAATAAAGGCTTTATTGTCTAAAACAATTGAAAACGGAGCTACTAAGCAAGAAATGGAGGCTTCTTTAAAAAAGGCTAATGAGTTAATGATTCAGTTCTTTATTTCTGAACATGACTTGAAAGAAATTGATGTTATAGAGAAATGTACAATGGTAGAAGTTCCTTTGATTAAATCGGGATATGATATGACTATATTTTACAATAGTTTGTCTAAGTTATTTGATTGTGAGTATTTCTATAATAGTAAAAGAATTGCATTTTTTGGTCATAAGCAAGATACTCAAATGTGTGAGTATTTCTACAATTTAATTTGTAGAACATGTTTAAAAGAAAGCGAAAAATACAGGAATTCGATAGAGTATCAAGAAATGAAAAGTTTTTATCATGGAAGAACTTTAATTTCCAGTTTTATAAAAGGTTTCTTAATCGAAATCGCTTTAAAGATTGAAGCTATGTATAGTGAAAGGGAAAGAAATATTCCACAATCTTATGGGCTAATGATTGTTGAGAAAAAGTCTAAAGTAAAGAAAGAGTTTGAAAAATTAGATTTTAAAATCAGCATAAATAGATCTAAAGAAATGGCTTATGAAAAGGTTGCTTTTAATTCAGGAAGAGAAAAAGGAAAAGCTATTGAAATTGCTCAAGGAATAGATAATTCCAGTAAACAAAATAACCCAAAATTAATGAAATGA
- a CDS encoding helix-turn-helix domain-containing protein: MENKQKFLDFAESLKLVRKTRIEDFIDDKNIDDIYTDLLPNNGIINKLNLPRTTLLVGRKGTGKSTIFQKSQKDLIANKKCISIYIDVKSLFDNSTPEIPKEAQELSIDFHKYLLYSNLVKEIILETRNKLVDFVKGSIIKKILGFDHNQISAINEELNLIEISIKDVIKTVDISLVNTFKRIDESKQEKSGNLDLNIQKKPSLGASANATSGQMVKSEFEQTLVKYLDIKKSLINSLIKIKSILNIDHLYIFLDDYSEIDEDAQKIFMDWFITPLDNQSEDFVKFKIAAYPHRFYYGKLDNSKIDEISLDFFDAFYSFENKANISKMESLALDYTKRLIKRRLDLFFPNNHWEKFFEISETELLDLLFSVSFNIPRKIGYILSYCYESCLIHNHKISKIAIENAAQRYYTDVTLKYFIANQFVSRPFSDKISNEHQFELLNRIINRQKTNSSPINRSTIKGKPTNHFTVNKSISSLLDNLELNGFITTYNNVIDSTSELSVIYSLDYGLSKRHGLNFSRAYNDKLLKYFSHSRFNMNVLIADYFNKTQVIKCSKDHEFPYELLENMKLFKMKCPECLEEGHISVCELTVSNTEIKEQLKLIEQAQLKKFSFYEFQVLDYLKTINKTVSSDIISNALDKSTTTVNSTLQKLMARGFVKSDIQASRQLKKDLYLITEKGDKYVSKILVLIKEIIDKKENKKTKKQELILKS, translated from the coding sequence ATGGAAAACAAACAAAAATTCTTAGACTTTGCCGAATCTCTAAAACTTGTTAGAAAAACTAGAATTGAAGATTTTATAGATGATAAAAATATTGATGACATATATACCGACTTACTTCCAAATAATGGAATTATTAATAAATTAAATTTACCAAGAACGACATTGTTGGTTGGGAGAAAAGGAACTGGTAAATCAACTATATTTCAAAAGTCTCAAAAAGATTTAATTGCAAATAAAAAATGTATTTCTATATATATTGATGTTAAGTCATTATTTGATAATTCAACGCCTGAAATACCTAAAGAAGCACAAGAGTTAAGCATAGATTTTCATAAATATTTATTGTACAGTAATCTTGTAAAAGAAATAATTCTTGAAACCAGAAACAAATTAGTCGATTTTGTAAAGGGTTCAATAATAAAGAAAATTTTAGGTTTCGATCATAATCAAATTTCTGCAATTAATGAAGAATTAAATCTCATTGAAATATCTATAAAAGATGTTATTAAAACTGTTGATATTTCTTTAGTGAATACTTTTAAAAGAATAGACGAAAGTAAACAAGAGAAGTCTGGAAACTTAGACCTAAATATCCAAAAAAAACCAAGTCTAGGTGCTTCTGCTAATGCTACTTCTGGTCAAATGGTAAAATCAGAATTTGAGCAAACTCTAGTAAAATACCTAGACATTAAGAAAAGTTTAATTAACAGTTTAATCAAAATAAAAAGTATACTTAATATTGACCATTTATACATATTCCTTGATGATTATTCTGAAATAGATGAAGATGCTCAGAAAATTTTTATGGACTGGTTCATTACCCCTTTAGATAATCAATCCGAAGATTTTGTGAAATTTAAAATAGCTGCATATCCCCATAGATTTTATTATGGAAAACTGGATAACTCTAAAATTGATGAAATTTCATTAGACTTTTTTGATGCTTTTTATTCATTTGAAAATAAAGCTAATATTTCAAAAATGGAATCTCTAGCTTTAGATTATACTAAAAGATTAATAAAAAGGAGATTAGACCTGTTTTTTCCAAATAATCATTGGGAAAAATTTTTCGAGATAAGTGAAACGGAGCTACTTGACTTATTATTTAGTGTTTCTTTTAATATTCCTAGAAAAATTGGATATATTCTATCATATTGTTATGAATCCTGTTTAATTCATAATCATAAAATTTCTAAGATTGCTATTGAAAATGCAGCTCAACGCTACTATACTGACGTTACTTTAAAATATTTTATTGCAAATCAGTTTGTTTCTAGACCTTTTTCAGATAAAATAAGTAATGAGCATCAATTTGAACTTTTAAATAGAATAATAAACCGTCAAAAAACTAACTCGTCACCAATTAATAGATCTACTATTAAAGGAAAACCTACTAATCATTTTACAGTTAATAAATCTATATCGTCATTATTAGATAATCTTGAATTAAATGGATTTATTACAACTTACAATAACGTTATTGACAGTACAAGTGAACTATCTGTAATTTACTCTCTTGATTATGGTTTATCTAAAAGACATGGATTAAATTTTTCAAGAGCCTATAACGATAAGCTACTTAAATATTTCTCTCATTCTCGTTTCAATATGAATGTTTTAATAGCTGACTATTTTAATAAAACACAAGTGATAAAATGCAGCAAAGATCATGAATTCCCATATGAGCTGCTTGAAAACATGAAATTATTTAAAATGAAATGCCCTGAATGTCTTGAGGAAGGACATATTTCAGTTTGTGAATTAACAGTTTCAAATACAGAAATAAAAGAACAACTTAAGTTAATTGAACAAGCCCAATTAAAAAAATTCTCTTTTTATGAATTTCAAGTTCTTGACTATTTAAAAACGATTAACAAAACAGTTAGCAGTGACATTATTTCGAATGCATTAGATAAAAGTACAACTACTGTTAACTCTACTTTGCAAAAATTAATGGCAAGAGGTTTTGTGAAATCAGACATTCAAGCAAGTAGGCAATTAAAGAAAGACCTTTATTTAATAACTGAAAAAGGAGATAAGTATGTCTCAAAAATATTAGTCTTAATTAAAGAAATCATTGATAAGAAAGAGAACAAAAAAACAAAAAAACAAGAATTAATTTTGAAAAGTTAA
- a CDS encoding SDR family oxidoreductase, whose protein sequence is MNKVIVITGGTSGIGLACAKYLISKNYQVIITGRNQESLQKALNELGEKAAGYVSDTSILSDIDTLVNQIKENHGTIDGLFVNAGIFKSISFEDTNEVLFDETMNINFKGAFFTVQKFIPLLKNPSSVVLNTSIAVFKAFPNASIYSASKAALEAIAKVLNLELAQKGIRVNVVSPGVTHTPIQKKSGMTDEAIDGLLQHFSETSPIGRVVLPEDIAPVVEFLVSDNSLVLRNEKIVVDGGSTL, encoded by the coding sequence ATGAATAAAGTAATTGTCATAACAGGAGGAACAAGCGGAATCGGATTAGCTTGTGCAAAATATTTAATTTCTAAAAACTATCAAGTAATAATTACAGGTAGAAACCAAGAGAGTTTACAAAAAGCATTAAACGAACTGGGAGAAAAAGCAGCTGGATATGTTTCGGATACAAGTATTTTAAGCGATATTGATACTTTGGTGAATCAGATTAAAGAAAATCACGGCACGATTGACGGTTTGTTTGTAAATGCAGGAATATTTAAATCGATTTCATTTGAAGATACTAATGAGGTATTGTTTGATGAAACCATGAATATTAACTTTAAAGGCGCTTTTTTTACAGTACAAAAGTTTATTCCGTTGCTTAAAAATCCTTCGAGTGTTGTTTTGAATACATCAATAGCTGTTTTTAAAGCTTTTCCAAACGCAAGTATCTATTCGGCAAGCAAAGCAGCATTAGAAGCAATTGCAAAGGTGTTAAATCTTGAATTGGCTCAGAAAGGAATTCGAGTAAATGTCGTTAGTCCTGGAGTAACGCATACGCCTATTCAGAAGAAATCGGGAATGACAGACGAAGCTATTGATGGATTATTACAACATTTTTCAGAAACATCTCCAATAGGTAGAGTAGTGCTACCTGAAGATATTGCACCAGTAGTGGAATTTTTAGTTTCTGATAATTCTTTAGTGCTACGAAATGAAAAAATTGTAGTAGATGGAGGATCTACCTTGTAA
- a CDS encoding putative dsRNA-binding protein: MSTPTPLAELEQLSQKHYEKPIEIFVIGEESEPITTVKIVLPTGKEFTAQGKNKEEATQNAAVEALKTF, encoded by the coding sequence ATGAGTACACCAACACCACTTGCAGAATTGGAGCAGCTTAGCCAAAAGCACTACGAAAAACCTATAGAAATTTTTGTTATAGGAGAAGAATCAGAACCAATAACTACTGTAAAAATTGTATTACCAACGGGTAAAGAATTTACAGCTCAGGGAAAAAATAAAGAGGAAGCAACACAAAACGCTGCTGTTGAAGCTTTGAAAACATTCTAA